From Candidatus Leptovillus gracilis, the proteins below share one genomic window:
- a CDS encoding lipopolysaccharide biosynthesis protein, translated as MTDRKTYPPQWFKFSIFSRLGKEFSWILVGQGAAILGGLIGLRWLTDVLSPTTFGEIALIMTIATLVNQIILGPLAGAALRFLSPAEEDQSTAAYLRALWSLIGQVSLWTVLATAVISSGLALFGRTNWAFFLVSAMVYALFTGYNQILNGMQNALRQRKIVAWHAALGQWLQVALVLLAVIRLGPTSGNAMLGYAAAAFLVLPSQTYFFRRKVLTLPGMQNQPTALAVYGWRRKLRDYALPISGWGVFTWVQMSSDRWALQISASTSSVGYFAVLYRLGYYPITLVTTLVTQLITPILFQKAGDATDASRMKTTTQVNQWLTAAALAVTVLGTGLAYFLHGPIFNVLVAAEYRAISWLLPWIILGGGLFATGQVATISLLSEANTKRLIAPKIGTAVCATSLNFAAAHFYGLPGVIFAGVVSGVVYIIWILALVRHNGRETGSPETQFGTENQVL; from the coding sequence ATGACCGACCGTAAAACGTATCCGCCTCAATGGTTTAAATTCTCCATCTTCTCTCGTTTAGGCAAAGAGTTTTCGTGGATTCTGGTAGGCCAGGGAGCCGCCATCCTTGGTGGGCTGATTGGGCTGCGCTGGCTCACAGACGTTCTTTCGCCCACCACCTTTGGCGAGATCGCCTTAATTATGACCATCGCCACCCTGGTGAACCAGATCATTTTGGGGCCGCTGGCCGGGGCCGCCTTACGATTTTTATCGCCGGCGGAAGAAGACCAGAGTACGGCCGCTTATCTGCGCGCCTTGTGGAGCCTGATCGGCCAGGTGAGCCTGTGGACGGTGTTGGCAACGGCCGTTATCAGCAGTGGTCTGGCGCTGTTTGGCCGGACAAATTGGGCCTTTTTCCTGGTGTCCGCCATGGTCTACGCCCTCTTCACCGGCTACAACCAGATTCTCAACGGGATGCAAAACGCGCTGCGCCAGCGCAAGATCGTGGCCTGGCACGCGGCCTTGGGGCAGTGGCTGCAAGTAGCCCTGGTCTTGTTGGCCGTCATTCGTCTTGGCCCCACCAGCGGCAACGCCATGCTGGGTTACGCGGCGGCCGCCTTCCTGGTGCTTCCTTCCCAAACCTACTTTTTCCGGCGCAAGGTCCTGACGCTGCCGGGGATGCAAAACCAGCCAACCGCCCTAGCGGTGTATGGCTGGCGGCGCAAACTACGCGACTATGCGCTGCCCATCTCCGGTTGGGGCGTGTTTACCTGGGTGCAAATGTCCTCCGACCGCTGGGCGTTGCAGATCAGCGCCTCCACCAGCAGCGTAGGCTATTTTGCTGTTCTGTACCGCCTGGGTTACTATCCCATCACCCTGGTTACAACCCTGGTCACGCAGTTGATCACGCCGATTCTTTTCCAAAAAGCAGGCGACGCCACCGATGCGTCGCGCATGAAGACCACGACACAGGTGAACCAATGGCTGACGGCCGCAGCGCTGGCCGTGACTGTTTTGGGCACGGGATTGGCCTATTTCCTGCATGGCCCCATCTTTAACGTCTTGGTCGCCGCGGAATACCGTGCTATTTCCTGGCTGCTGCCCTGGATTATCCTGGGCGGCGGCCTGTTTGCCACCGGGCAGGTAGCTACCATCAGCCTGTTGAGCGAGGCGAATACAAAACGGCTTATTGCGCCAAAGATTGGCACGGCCGTTTGTGCCACCAGCCTCAATTTTGCCGCCGCCCATTTTTATGGCCTGCCAGGGGTGATCTTTGCCGGGGTCGTTTCCGGCGTTGTTTACATTATCTGGATTCTGGCGCTGGTCCGCCACAATGGCCGAGAGACAGGCAGCCCGGAAACCCAGTTCGGAACGGAAAATCAGGTATTGTGA
- a CDS encoding glycosyltransferase, with product MQPPALSVLMSVYNGAAYLQQAVDSILAQTFTDFEFIIINDGSTDETAVLLSQFTDPRLRISHQENIGLTRSLNRGIALATGRYIARMDADDVAWPGRFAAQVAYLDAHPEVVLLGTAYRHVDTLRNRSIDVFPPTTNADIRRAMLMENPICHSSAMMRRAALTAVGGYNEAFYYVQDYELWSRLAASGQVANLAEVLQTRHHHPQNLSNNFKTELKRLALHLRASRAAMIRLGYPIYYQILLLNGCKLLAVRLYSAVRLYVATHIFPRQLSSPGGQD from the coding sequence ATGCAACCACCTGCCCTTTCCGTCCTGATGAGCGTCTACAACGGCGCGGCCTATCTACAACAAGCTGTAGACAGCATCCTCGCCCAAACCTTCACCGACTTTGAATTCATCATCATCAACGATGGCTCCACGGATGAAACGGCCGTCCTCCTGTCCCAATTCACCGACCCCCGGCTGCGCATCAGCCACCAGGAAAACATCGGCCTGACACGCTCGCTCAATCGAGGCATCGCCCTGGCCACCGGCCGTTACATCGCCCGTATGGACGCCGATGACGTTGCCTGGCCCGGCCGTTTCGCCGCCCAGGTGGCCTATCTGGACGCTCACCCAGAGGTCGTGCTGCTGGGCACAGCCTACCGTCACGTAGACACGCTGCGCAATCGGTCCATAGACGTCTTCCCCCCCACCACCAACGCCGACATCCGGCGGGCGATGTTGATGGAGAACCCAATTTGCCACTCTTCGGCGATGATGCGGCGAGCAGCGTTAACGGCCGTTGGTGGTTATAACGAAGCCTTCTATTACGTGCAGGATTACGAATTATGGTCGCGTCTGGCGGCGTCTGGGCAAGTAGCCAACCTTGCCGAAGTGCTGCAAACACGCCATCACCATCCGCAGAATCTATCCAACAATTTCAAAACTGAACTAAAACGATTGGCGCTGCACTTGCGCGCCAGCCGGGCGGCCATGATCCGATTGGGCTACCCCATTTATTACCAAATCCTGCTGCTCAACGGCTGCAAACTCCTGGCTGTTCGGCTCTACAGCGCTGTTCGACTCTATGTCGCCACCCACATCTTCCCACGCCAGCTATCTTCGCCTGGAGGCCAGGATTGA
- a CDS encoding FkbM family methyltransferase has protein sequence MRRFLKSLVERNPALALSLRSYRHWATLQRQRPSPTPFGFSLMGHAAMQSGHFEPEETAVVQKLLPDIAVFVDVGANIGFYACLARAAGKQTVAIEPLASNLDYLYANLQANGWDDVEVIPCGLARRPGTAVLYGSGTGASLVSGWAGAPATLRQTIPLSTLDIVLGGRFAGQRLLIKIDVEGVEYDLLQSADQTLAQTPPPTWLVEIAFHEHHPGGLNRQFAETFALFWRHGYQAVTADAAQRAVTPGDVQRWLDSGTRDFGGPNYLFVQN, from the coding sequence GTGCGACGTTTCCTGAAATCTCTGGTTGAACGCAATCCGGCGCTGGCCCTCAGCCTGCGCTCATATCGCCATTGGGCCACGTTGCAGCGGCAGCGGCCGTCGCCCACTCCCTTTGGCTTTTCCCTGATGGGCCATGCCGCCATGCAAAGCGGCCACTTCGAGCCGGAGGAAACGGCCGTTGTGCAAAAATTGCTGCCCGACATCGCCGTCTTTGTAGACGTGGGGGCCAACATCGGCTTTTACGCCTGCCTGGCGCGGGCCGCCGGCAAACAAACGGTCGCCATCGAACCGCTGGCAAGCAACCTGGATTATCTGTACGCCAATCTCCAGGCCAACGGCTGGGACGACGTGGAGGTCATTCCTTGTGGCTTGGCGCGGCGCCCGGGCACGGCCGTTTTGTATGGCAGCGGCACCGGCGCGTCGTTGGTCAGCGGCTGGGCGGGCGCGCCGGCCACGCTGCGCCAGACCATTCCCCTCTCCACGTTGGATATTGTGCTGGGCGGCCGTTTTGCCGGGCAGCGGCTGCTGATTAAAATTGACGTGGAAGGGGTAGAATACGATCTGCTGCAAAGCGCCGACCAAACCCTGGCGCAAACGCCGCCGCCCACCTGGCTGGTGGAAATCGCCTTCCACGAACACCATCCCGGCGGCCTGAACCGGCAGTTTGCCGAAACCTTTGCCCTTTTCTGGCGGCATGGCTATCAGGCGGTGACGGCCGACGCAGCGCAGCGAGCAGTGACGCCCGGTGATGTGCAGCGCTGGCTAGATTCAGGCACACGCGATTTTGGCGGGCCTAATTATCTTTTTGTTCAGAATTAG
- a CDS encoding glycosyltransferase family 4 protein, translating to MMVQSPAPILYLDHAPIWGGAEAVLVTLLQHLDRRQFQPFVATAPDSPLAQRLAGSDVPILPVPFDTLNQAGWRLPLNLARSVTAVTRLIRQHAITLVHTNTVRAHIVGSLAGWLTRTPVVWTLHDNTFPPRLVRWLAPIPRQTIAVSGWLADLYAPCGLTNKITIIPNGLNLAAAPDNAPSIRAELGIPPDAPLVLNVGRLIAGKAPHLFIAAAEIAASHHPDAHFVLVGGPDDGEAADHIYLEQLTQAIAGASLGSRLHAVGPRPDVGRFYQAAAVVVYNAVQPEGLPTVLLEAMAYALPVVAAAVGGALEIVQDGRTGILTPPNDAAALADAIHTLLANPTAQQSMGLAGRERLAAAFSVPQQIQKTTAIYLAVLQGDQP from the coding sequence TTGATGGTCCAGTCGCCGGCTCCCATCCTTTACCTGGACCACGCCCCCATTTGGGGAGGCGCGGAGGCTGTGCTAGTGACGCTGCTGCAACACCTGGACCGGCGGCAGTTCCAACCATTCGTGGCGACCGCCCCGGATTCACCGTTGGCGCAGCGGTTGGCGGGCAGTGACGTGCCCATCTTGCCCGTGCCCTTCGACACGCTGAACCAAGCTGGCTGGCGGCTGCCGTTGAACCTGGCCCGGAGCGTGACGGCCGTTACCCGCCTTATCCGCCAACACGCCATCACCCTCGTCCACACCAACACCGTACGCGCCCACATCGTCGGCAGCCTGGCTGGGTGGCTCACGCGCACCCCCGTCGTCTGGACCCTGCACGACAATACCTTCCCGCCTCGGCTGGTACGCTGGCTGGCCCCCATCCCCCGCCAGACCATCGCCGTCTCCGGCTGGCTGGCGGATTTGTATGCCCCCTGCGGCCTGACAAACAAAATAACCATCATCCCCAACGGCCTCAATCTGGCCGCTGCGCCAGATAACGCGCCTTCCATTCGCGCCGAGTTGGGCATTCCGCCAGACGCGCCCCTGGTGCTTAATGTAGGGCGATTGATAGCCGGCAAAGCGCCGCACCTGTTCATCGCCGCCGCTGAAATCGCCGCCAGCCACCACCCCGATGCTCATTTTGTCCTGGTGGGCGGCCCAGACGACGGCGAAGCGGCCGATCATATCTATCTGGAGCAGTTGACACAGGCCATTGCCGGCGCGTCGTTGGGCAGCCGCCTGCACGCGGTTGGGCCGCGCCCGGATGTCGGCCGGTTTTATCAGGCGGCTGCTGTGGTGGTGTATAATGCTGTCCAGCCGGAGGGCCTGCCCACTGTTTTGCTGGAAGCGATGGCTTACGCGCTGCCGGTCGTCGCTGCGGCCGTTGGCGGTGCGCTGGAAATTGTGCAAGACGGCCGTACCGGTATTCTGACGCCGCCCAACGATGCCGCCGCCCTGGCAGATGCCATTCACACCTTACTCGCCAATCCTACCGCCCAACAAAGTATGGGCCTGGCGGGCCGAGAACGGTTGGCGGCAGCGTTTTCAGTGCCCCAACAAATACAAAAAACGACGGCGATTTATCTTGCCGTCCTGCAAGGAGATCAACCATGA
- a CDS encoding methyltransferase domain-containing protein, whose translation MNQKITRTKENQSGSHRLYRLLTGDNGIVGTRNRQTREAWLEKTLQAIPAGQRILDAGAGELRYKNLCSHLHYVSQDFAQYTGEGDGIGLQTGTWDQTRLDIVSDITDIPVEEASFDAVMCIEVLEHVPDPISALRELTRVLRPGGVLIVTAPFASLTHYAPYFFQTGYSRYFYEYWLETMGYTIEDMQWNGNYFEFLAQELRRLPWASKEYADTAVPLHLRFILGLLLAWLEKPAKRSQGAEQLLSFGLHIKAKKQ comes from the coding sequence ATGAACCAGAAAATAACTCGTACAAAGGAAAATCAATCCGGCAGCCACCGCTTATATCGCTTGCTAACCGGCGACAACGGCATCGTGGGCACGCGCAACCGGCAAACCCGCGAGGCATGGCTGGAAAAAACTTTGCAAGCCATACCCGCCGGCCAGCGCATCCTCGACGCCGGCGCTGGCGAACTGCGTTACAAAAACCTGTGCAGTCATCTTCACTACGTCAGCCAGGATTTCGCTCAATACACCGGAGAAGGCGACGGAATAGGTTTGCAAACTGGCACATGGGACCAGACCCGGCTGGATATCGTCAGCGACATCACCGATATTCCCGTAGAAGAGGCTTCCTTTGATGCCGTTATGTGCATAGAGGTTCTAGAACATGTGCCGGACCCGATTAGCGCCTTACGAGAACTAACCCGGGTTTTACGCCCCGGCGGCGTCTTGATCGTCACTGCGCCCTTTGCCTCGCTTACCCATTATGCCCCTTACTTCTTCCAAACCGGTTACAGCCGTTATTTCTATGAGTATTGGCTGGAAACGATGGGGTACACCATTGAAGACATGCAGTGGAATGGCAATTATTTTGAATTCCTCGCCCAGGAACTACGACGTCTGCCCTGGGCAAGCAAAGAGTATGCAGACACGGCCGTTCCCCTCCATCTTCGCTTCATCCTCGGCCTTCTCCTTGCCTGGCTAGAAAAACCGGCCAAACGCAGCCAGGGCGCCGAACAATTGCTCTCTTTTGGTTTACACATCAAAGCAAAAAAACAGTAG
- a CDS encoding glycosyltransferase: protein MKIIHVYKDYHPVRGGIENHIRTLAEAQAAAGHQVTVLVTNPGGEKPDVLLNGVRVVRAARLATAASTPLSLTFPRLLRRLEADIVHLQFPYPLGELSQWLVGGERPFIISYQSDVVKQQTILRLYEPLLRRVLRQASRILASSPNYIATSPYLSPLADRCTVVPLGIDPTPFLHAEPLPLPPSDLPTLLFVGRHRYYKGVDTLIRAMPDVAARLLVAGDGPMRATWEALAAELNVTDRVQFLGDISDADLPRLYAAADVFVLPSNVRAEAFGLVLLEAMAAGLPCITTEVGTGTSFVVQDGLTGLVVPPKDERALATAVAHLLDNPALRREMGANGRARLLAEFTTATMVARVEAIYREIVNSQ, encoded by the coding sequence ATGAAAATCATTCACGTCTATAAGGATTACCACCCCGTCCGGGGCGGCATTGAAAACCACATCCGAACCCTGGCTGAAGCGCAAGCGGCGGCCGGCCATCAAGTGACCGTTCTGGTGACCAACCCCGGCGGCGAAAAGCCGGATGTGCTGCTGAACGGCGTGCGCGTGGTGCGGGCGGCGCGGCTGGCAACGGCCGCTTCCACCCCGCTGAGCCTTACCTTTCCTCGCCTGCTGCGCCGCCTGGAGGCCGACATCGTGCATTTGCAGTTTCCCTACCCGTTGGGGGAACTGAGCCAGTGGTTGGTGGGGGGGGAACGGCCGTTCATCATTTCCTACCAGAGCGACGTGGTGAAACAGCAAACCATCCTGCGCCTGTACGAGCCGCTGCTGCGCCGCGTGCTGCGCCAGGCCAGCCGCATTCTCGCCAGCAGCCCCAACTACATCGCCACATCCCCCTACCTCAGCCCGCTGGCCGACCGCTGTACCGTCGTGCCGTTGGGCATTGATCCGACCCCGTTTTTGCACGCCGAACCGCTGCCCTTGCCACCGTCCGACCTGCCGACGCTGCTGTTTGTCGGCCGCCATCGTTATTACAAAGGCGTAGACACGCTGATCCGCGCCATGCCAGACGTGGCCGCCCGGCTGCTGGTGGCCGGGGATGGCCCCATGCGGGCGACCTGGGAAGCGCTGGCCGCGGAGTTGAACGTGACCGACCGGGTGCAATTCCTGGGTGACATCAGCGACGCCGATTTGCCCCGCCTTTACGCGGCGGCCGACGTGTTTGTGCTGCCTTCCAACGTGCGCGCCGAGGCGTTTGGCCTGGTTTTGCTGGAGGCGATGGCTGCCGGGCTGCCGTGCATCACCACCGAGGTGGGCACGGGTACGTCGTTTGTGGTGCAGGATGGGCTTACCGGGTTGGTTGTACCACCTAAAGATGAACGGGCATTGGCAACGGCCGTCGCCCACCTCCTGGACAACCCTGCCCTACGTCGGGAAATGGGCGCAAACGGCCGTGCCCGCCTCCTGGCCGAATTCACCACTGCCACTATGGTCGCCCGCGTGGAGGCCATTTACCGGGAAATTGTCAATAGTCAATAG
- a CDS encoding DUF268 domain-containing protein, with amino-acid sequence MRRVTANQPARHVDVASQVLFANLLAAVVPVLFVDYRPLHVSLSGLSSLGGSILALPFADNSLTSLSCLHVAEHIGLGRYGDPLDPLGTQKAARELARVLAPGGNLYFALPVGRPRLQFNAHRIHDPQTICAYFADLELVEFCGVDDHGRFAEAINPAALAHSNYACGLFWFRKAAAPHHSQG; translated from the coding sequence ATGCGCCGCGTCACGGCCAACCAGCCCGCCCGGCACGTAGACGTGGCCTCACAGGTGCTGTTCGCCAATTTGCTGGCGGCCGTTGTGCCGGTGCTGTTTGTAGATTATCGGCCGCTGCACGTCAGCCTCAGCGGCCTCTCGTCGCTAGGCGGCAGCATCCTGGCCCTGCCCTTCGCCGACAACTCGCTGACCTCCCTCTCCTGCCTGCATGTCGCCGAACACATCGGCCTGGGGCGCTACGGCGACCCGTTGGACCCCCTGGGCACGCAAAAGGCGGCGCGGGAACTGGCCCGCGTCCTGGCTCCAGGCGGCAATCTTTACTTCGCCCTGCCGGTGGGCCGCCCCCGGCTGCAATTCAACGCCCACCGCATCCACGACCCCCAGACCATTTGCGCCTACTTTGCCGATTTGGAACTGGTGGAATTTTGCGGCGTGGATGATCACGGCCGTTTCGCCGAAGCCATCAATCCGGCGGCGCTGGCGCACAGCAACTATGCCTGCGGCCTGTTCTGGTTCCGCAAGGCTGCCGCGCCACACCACTCACAAGGATAA
- a CDS encoding alpha-1,2-fucosyltransferase yields MIIVRLAGGLGNQMFQYAAARQMAHRLQTTLKLDISYYDSQQLRSYSLSPFAIQETFAAAAELTQIRGKSKNKLVKLFFRVRQNFKLFYRWTILHESHVMPVNRRLWTETGDTYLDGYWQSEQYFQNIEPLIRREFTLKSTPDPYSQEIAAYIADTQAVSIHIRRGDYVSDAHTNRQHGTCGLEYYHACVAHISQKVERPSFFIFSDDPVWAKENLRLPHPVIVVSREDGRLQDATELWLMSLCQHHIIANSSFSWWGAWLNPDPQKQVYAPQKWYRNPHRDNADIIPETWIKI; encoded by the coding sequence ATGATCATCGTACGCCTCGCCGGAGGACTCGGCAACCAGATGTTTCAATATGCAGCCGCGCGGCAAATGGCTCACCGCCTGCAAACAACCCTCAAACTCGACATCTCGTATTACGACAGCCAGCAACTACGCAGTTACAGCCTGTCCCCGTTCGCCATCCAGGAAACATTCGCTGCGGCCGCCGAATTGACCCAAATCAGAGGCAAAAGCAAAAACAAACTCGTTAAACTTTTCTTCCGCGTCCGGCAAAATTTCAAGCTCTTTTACCGTTGGACTATCCTGCACGAAAGCCATGTTATGCCGGTAAACAGACGGTTATGGACAGAAACGGGAGACACTTACCTGGATGGTTATTGGCAAAGCGAACAATACTTCCAGAACATCGAACCACTCATTCGGCGCGAGTTCACCCTAAAAAGCACGCCTGATCCATACAGCCAGGAGATTGCCGCGTACATAGCTGATACCCAAGCCGTCAGCATTCACATCCGCCGGGGCGATTATGTCAGCGACGCGCATACCAACCGGCAGCACGGTACATGCGGCCTGGAATACTACCACGCTTGCGTCGCCCACATCAGCCAAAAGGTAGAACGGCCGTCTTTCTTCATTTTCTCCGACGACCCTGTCTGGGCCAAAGAAAACCTGCGCCTGCCGCACCCAGTTATTGTCGTCAGCCGGGAAGATGGCCGCCTTCAGGATGCCACTGAATTATGGCTGATGAGTCTTTGCCAGCATCACATCATCGCCAACAGTTCCTTTAGCTGGTGGGGAGCCTGGTTGAATCCCGATCCGCAAAAACAGGTTTATGCGCCGCAAAAATGGTACCGTAATCCTCATCGAGACAACGCCGACATCATCCCCGAAACCTGGATCAAAATTTAG